One genomic region from Stutzerimonas decontaminans encodes:
- a CDS encoding DUF3261 domain-containing protein has protein sequence MRRLLLGLCLVLLAGCAARLPLPASTPALQVPLQLHVQRQGSEPADWLLVIQREGTSLRWSLLDPLGIPLARQQLRAGAWQADGLLRPNPEARELFAALLFALTDRDQLAALYGAAAEQLGAGERRLRQGDDLRWQVRYRAAQSFELDVAPGLTYRVAPLPDSTGSQR, from the coding sequence ATGAGGCGACTCCTGCTGGGCCTGTGTCTGGTCTTGCTGGCCGGTTGCGCGGCGCGCCTGCCGCTGCCTGCCAGCACACCCGCATTGCAGGTACCGCTGCAGCTGCATGTGCAACGCCAGGGCAGCGAGCCGGCCGATTGGTTGCTGGTGATCCAGCGCGAAGGGACGTCGCTGCGCTGGTCGCTGCTCGACCCGCTGGGCATTCCACTGGCGCGGCAGCAGTTGCGCGCCGGCGCCTGGCAGGCTGATGGGCTGCTGCGACCCAATCCGGAGGCGCGCGAGCTGTTCGCCGCCCTGCTGTTCGCCCTGACCGACCGCGACCAGCTGGCCGCGCTGTATGGCGCCGCGGCCGAACAGCTAGGTGCTGGCGAGCGCCGGCTGCGTCAGGGCGACGACCTGCGCTGGCAGGTTCGCTATCGCGCGGCACAGAGCTTCGAACTCGACGTAGCGCCAGGGCTGACCTATCGTGTCGCCCCCTTGCCCGACTCGACCGGAAGCCAACGATGA
- a CDS encoding HAL/PAL/TAL family ammonia-lyase encodes MTEPVIFGENLLRIEDVLAVAQRRAPARLQADEAFRSRIARGAQFLDTLLDREGVIYGVTTGYGDSCVVAVPLHQVEALPQHLFTFHGCGLGKLLDAEATRAVLAARLRSLTHGMSGVRIELLERMQAFLEHDVLPLIPEEGSVGASGDLTPLSYVAAALAGEREVLYRGERRSAAEVHRQLGWTPLTLRPKEALALMNGTAVMTGLACLAYARADYLLQLATRITALNVIALQGNPEHFDERLFAAKPHPGQAQVAAWIRQDLAIDAPAAPLHRLQDRYSIRCAPHVLGVLADSLGLLRQFIETELNSANDNPIIDADNERVLHGGHFYGGHIAFAMDSLKNLVANVADLLDRQLALLVDTRYNHGLPSNLSGAPAATAMINHGFKAVQIGTSAWTAEALKNSMPASVFSRSTECHNQDKVSMGTIAARDALRSLELSEQVAAATLLAAQQGVWLRQRQEDARPLPAPLAAMHSELSETFPPLIEDRALEGELRLCLAQIRNRHWRLYA; translated from the coding sequence GTGACTGAGCCCGTGATCTTTGGCGAAAACCTTCTGCGCATCGAGGACGTGCTGGCCGTGGCGCAGCGCCGGGCGCCGGCACGGCTGCAGGCGGACGAGGCCTTTCGCAGCCGCATAGCCCGCGGCGCGCAGTTTCTCGACACCCTGCTGGACCGCGAAGGCGTGATATACGGCGTCACCACCGGCTATGGCGACTCCTGCGTAGTGGCGGTGCCGCTGCATCAGGTGGAAGCGTTGCCGCAGCATCTGTTCACCTTTCATGGCTGCGGGCTGGGCAAGTTGCTGGACGCCGAAGCCACCCGTGCAGTGCTCGCCGCGCGCCTGCGTTCGCTTACCCATGGCATGTCCGGTGTACGCATCGAGCTGCTGGAACGCATGCAGGCATTTCTCGAGCACGACGTGCTGCCGCTGATTCCTGAGGAAGGCTCGGTTGGCGCCAGCGGCGACCTGACCCCACTGTCCTATGTCGCTGCCGCCCTCGCCGGCGAGCGCGAGGTGCTGTATCGCGGCGAGCGCCGCAGCGCCGCCGAAGTGCATCGCCAGCTCGGCTGGACACCCTTGACCCTGCGCCCCAAGGAGGCGCTGGCACTGATGAACGGCACCGCGGTGATGACCGGCCTCGCCTGCCTGGCCTATGCCCGTGCCGATTACCTGCTGCAGCTGGCGACCCGCATCACCGCGCTGAACGTGATCGCGCTACAAGGTAACCCGGAGCATTTCGACGAGCGCCTGTTCGCCGCCAAGCCTCATCCTGGCCAGGCCCAGGTCGCCGCCTGGATTCGCCAGGACCTAGCCATCGACGCGCCCGCTGCGCCGCTGCATCGATTGCAGGACCGCTACTCCATCCGCTGCGCGCCCCATGTGCTCGGCGTGCTGGCCGACAGCCTGGGCCTGCTGCGCCAGTTCATCGAAACCGAACTGAACAGCGCCAACGACAACCCGATCATCGATGCCGACAACGAGCGCGTACTGCACGGCGGACACTTCTACGGCGGGCATATCGCCTTCGCCATGGACAGCCTGAAGAATCTGGTGGCCAATGTCGCCGACCTGCTCGACCGCCAGCTCGCCCTGCTGGTCGACACACGCTACAACCACGGCCTGCCGAGCAACCTCTCCGGCGCGCCGGCCGCCACGGCGATGATCAACCATGGCTTCAAGGCGGTGCAGATCGGCACCAGCGCCTGGACTGCCGAGGCGCTGAAGAACAGCATGCCGGCCAGCGTCTTCTCGCGCTCCACCGAATGCCACAACCAGGACAAGGTGAGCATGGGCACCATCGCCGCCCGCGACGCGCTGCGCAGCCTGGAGCTGAGCGAGCAGGTCGCCGCGGCCACGCTGCTCGCCGCCCAGCAGGGCGTCTGGCTGCGCCAGCGCCAGGAAGACGCGCGCCCGCTGCCCGCACCACTGGCGGCCATGCACAGCGAACTGTCGGAGACCTTCCCGCCGCTGATCGAAGACCGCGCGCTGGAAGGCGAACTGCGCCTGTGTCTCGCGCAGATCCGCAACCGGCACTGGAGGCTTTATGCGTAA
- a CDS encoding beta-ketoacyl-[acyl-carrier-protein] synthase family protein, translating to MTAYLDALGVICALGSGKAEVALRLFAGDTSGMQPHTQPVAGRRLPVGAVRSALPALPDDDPRHATRNNQLLLAAALEIEGDIRQAIARHGRHRIGVVLGTSTTGIQEAAQGIAGLLQNDAFPPDYHYGHQELAAPASFLGEWLQLAGPCYAISTACTSSARALLSAKRLLDAGLCDAVLCGGVDSLSDLTLQGFTALEATSESLCNPFSRNRNGINIGEAAALFLMTREPGNGAIALLGGGASSDAYHISAPEPQGRGALAAMRQALATADCTPEQIDYVNLHGTATAHNDAMESLAVATLFPQGVACSSSKPLTGHTLGAAGALEAAFCWLALSRFNADQQLPPHRWDGQPDPDLPPLRLVTAELRMDRAAPRRLMSNSFAFGGNNISLILGDAP from the coding sequence ATGACCGCCTACCTCGACGCCCTTGGCGTGATCTGCGCGCTTGGCAGTGGCAAGGCCGAGGTGGCCCTACGGCTGTTCGCCGGCGACACCTCCGGCATGCAGCCCCATACCCAGCCGGTCGCCGGTCGACGCTTACCGGTGGGCGCGGTCCGCTCAGCGTTGCCGGCATTGCCTGATGACGATCCGCGCCATGCCACCCGCAACAACCAGCTGCTGCTGGCCGCTGCACTGGAGATCGAAGGCGATATTCGCCAGGCCATCGCCCGCCACGGCCGGCATCGCATCGGTGTGGTCCTGGGCACCAGTACCACCGGCATCCAAGAGGCCGCGCAAGGTATCGCCGGTCTGCTGCAAAACGACGCCTTTCCACCCGACTATCACTACGGGCACCAGGAACTGGCGGCGCCGGCGAGTTTTCTCGGCGAATGGCTGCAACTGGCCGGCCCCTGCTATGCCATCTCCACCGCCTGCACCTCCAGCGCCCGCGCCCTGCTCAGCGCTAAACGCTTGCTCGATGCTGGCCTCTGCGATGCGGTGCTGTGCGGCGGTGTCGACAGCCTGAGCGACCTGACCCTGCAAGGCTTCACCGCGCTGGAAGCCACCAGCGAGTCGCTGTGCAATCCCTTCTCGCGCAACCGCAACGGCATCAACATCGGTGAAGCGGCGGCGCTGTTTCTGATGACCCGCGAGCCCGGTAATGGCGCCATCGCCCTGCTAGGCGGCGGCGCCAGTTCCGACGCCTACCATATCTCCGCCCCCGAACCACAGGGCCGCGGCGCGCTGGCCGCCATGCGCCAGGCACTGGCCACTGCCGACTGCACGCCCGAACAGATCGACTACGTCAACCTGCACGGCACCGCCACCGCGCACAACGACGCCATGGAAAGCCTGGCCGTCGCCACGCTGTTTCCCCAGGGCGTCGCCTGCTCTTCGAGCAAGCCGCTGACCGGCCATACCCTCGGCGCCGCCGGCGCGCTGGAGGCGGCATTCTGCTGGCTGGCGCTGTCGCGCTTCAACGCCGACCAGCAGCTGCCACCGCACCGCTGGGACGGCCAGCCGGACCCGGACCTGCCGCCGCTGCGCCTGGTCACGGCCGAGCTGCGGATGGATAGAGCCGCGCCGCGACGGCTGATGAGCAACTCCTTCGCCTTCGGTGGCAACAATATCAGCCTGATCCTGGGAGACGCGCCGTGA
- a CDS encoding NAD(P)/FAD-dependent oxidoreductase, giving the protein MAPLETQHREVVIIGAGPSGAIAGALLKRQGHDVLIVERQRFPRFSIGESLLSHCLDFIEEAGMLEAVRAAGFQTKHGAAFGWGERYTEFDFRDKFTAGHGSTYQVQRADFDKLLADQAELQGVEIRYEEEVTAVDFSGAQPWLQIRRADGSEYRVDAAFVLDASGYGRVLPQLLDLEAPSGFPVRRAIFTHIEDRIDDPRFDREKILITTHPELRDVWYWTIPFSNGRCSLGVVASAERYEGRPVNLDACLREFVQEAPNLRRILANAEWDTPARLIGGYSANVKSLHGPGFALLGNAAEFLDPVFSSGVTIAMRSAHMAAAVLHRQLSGEPVDWEREFAAPLKRGVDTFRTYVEGWYDCSFQDVIYYEHAQPEIRRMISSILAGYAWDEKNPYVAEPKRRLRVLAELCSAGADA; this is encoded by the coding sequence ATGGCGCCGCTTGAGACGCAACACCGTGAAGTCGTGATCATCGGAGCCGGCCCGTCCGGCGCAATCGCCGGCGCGCTGCTCAAGCGCCAGGGCCACGACGTGCTGATCGTCGAACGACAGCGCTTTCCGCGCTTCTCCATCGGCGAGAGCCTGCTTTCGCACTGTCTGGACTTCATCGAGGAAGCCGGGATGCTCGAGGCGGTGCGCGCGGCGGGGTTCCAGACCAAGCACGGCGCGGCCTTCGGCTGGGGTGAGCGCTACACGGAATTCGATTTCCGCGACAAGTTCACCGCCGGCCATGGCAGCACCTATCAGGTCCAGCGCGCGGACTTCGACAAGCTGCTGGCCGACCAGGCCGAGCTACAGGGCGTGGAAATCCGCTACGAGGAAGAAGTCACCGCGGTGGATTTCAGCGGCGCGCAGCCCTGGCTGCAGATTCGTCGGGCCGATGGCAGCGAATACCGCGTCGATGCCGCCTTCGTGCTCGATGCCAGCGGCTATGGCCGGGTACTGCCGCAGCTGCTGGACCTGGAAGCGCCGTCGGGCTTCCCGGTGCGCCGGGCGATCTTCACCCATATCGAGGACCGCATCGACGATCCGCGCTTCGACCGCGAGAAGATCCTCATCACCACCCATCCCGAGCTGCGGGACGTCTGGTACTGGACCATTCCCTTCAGCAACGGCCGCTGCTCGCTGGGCGTGGTCGCCAGTGCCGAGCGCTACGAAGGCCGGCCGGTGAACCTCGATGCCTGCCTGCGCGAGTTCGTCCAGGAGGCACCGAACCTTAGGCGCATTCTCGCAAATGCCGAATGGGATACCCCGGCGCGACTGATCGGCGGTTACTCGGCCAACGTCAAGAGCCTGCACGGTCCAGGCTTCGCCCTGCTGGGCAACGCCGCCGAGTTCCTCGACCCGGTGTTCTCCTCCGGCGTGACCATCGCCATGCGCTCGGCGCACATGGCCGCCGCCGTGCTGCATCGCCAGCTGAGCGGCGAACCGGTGGATTGGGAGCGCGAGTTCGCCGCGCCGCTCAAGCGCGGCGTCGATACCTTCCGGACCTACGTGGAGGGTTGGTACGATTGCAGCTTCCAGGACGTGATCTACTACGAACACGCCCAGCCGGAGATCCGCCGGATGATCAGCTCGATCCTCGCCGGCTATGCCTGGGACGAAAAGAACCCCTATGTCGCCGAACCCAAACGCCGCTTGCGCGTCCTGGCCGAACTCTGCTCGGCCGGTGCCGACGCGTGA
- a CDS encoding acyl-CoA thioesterase — protein MRKDGVLQAEVEMLVPFFDVDSLDVVWHGHYVKYFEVARCALLERIGHNYQQMRDAGYAWPIIDVQLRYMRGARFNQRIVVRADLVEWENRLKINYLIRDAETGERMTRGSTVQVAVEIASREMLLASPRVFIDAVERALA, from the coding sequence ATGCGTAAGGACGGCGTACTGCAGGCCGAGGTCGAGATGCTCGTGCCGTTCTTCGACGTCGACTCCTTGGACGTGGTCTGGCACGGCCATTACGTCAAGTACTTCGAGGTCGCCCGCTGTGCGCTGCTCGAGCGTATCGGCCACAACTATCAGCAGATGCGCGACGCCGGCTATGCCTGGCCGATCATCGACGTGCAGCTGCGCTACATGCGTGGCGCGCGCTTCAACCAGCGCATCGTGGTACGCGCCGACCTGGTGGAGTGGGAGAACCGCCTGAAGATCAACTACCTGATCCGCGATGCCGAAACCGGCGAGCGCATGACCCGCGGCAGCACCGTGCAGGTCGCCGTGGAGATCGCCAGCCGCGAGATGCTGCTGGCCTCACCACGAGTCTTCATCGACGCGGTGGAGCGCGCACTGGCATGA
- a CDS encoding LolA family protein, translating into MTPLFKKWLAAAVLLMVTSVAMAQPFDLPQLAEQLSGPAVVRGDFIQEKHLRALPQPLTSHGQFALSREHGLLWLLQQPIRQDYRITPQGIARRSENGWQAVDPQGGSARQNQLFLAVLSGDTKALQRDFQLELSGAATAWRLQLTPRGALLKQIFADIEIQGGETVTQIELHETQGDRTLIRLLDSQTGVALTASEQRDLGD; encoded by the coding sequence ATGACGCCGCTCTTCAAGAAATGGCTGGCCGCCGCCGTCCTGCTGATGGTCACCAGCGTCGCCATGGCGCAGCCCTTCGACCTGCCACAACTCGCCGAACAACTGAGCGGGCCGGCCGTGGTACGTGGCGACTTCATTCAGGAAAAGCACCTGAGAGCCTTGCCGCAGCCACTGACCAGTCACGGCCAGTTCGCCCTGTCCCGCGAACACGGCCTGCTCTGGCTGCTGCAACAGCCGATCCGCCAGGACTATCGCATCACGCCTCAGGGGATCGCGCGGCGCAGTGAGAATGGCTGGCAGGCGGTCGACCCGCAGGGCGGTTCAGCCCGACAGAACCAGCTGTTCCTCGCCGTGCTGAGCGGGGACACCAAGGCCCTGCAGCGCGACTTTCAACTCGAGCTGAGCGGTGCAGCCACGGCCTGGCGGTTGCAACTGACGCCACGCGGCGCGCTGCTCAAGCAGATCTTCGCTGACATCGAGATCCAAGGCGGCGAGACGGTGACTCAAATCGAGCTGCACGAAACCCAGGGTGATCGCACGCTGATCCGTCTGCTCGACAGCCAGACCGGCGTCGCCCTCACAGCCAGCGAGCAGCGCGATCTTGGCGACTGA
- the fabG gene encoding 3-oxoacyl-ACP reductase FabG encodes MSETVLVTGSSRGIGRAIALRLARAGHDIVLHCRSRRDQAEAVQAEIQGMGRSARILQFDIADRAACRHELEADVETHGAYYGVVCNAGLTRDGAFPALSDDDWDQVLRTNLDGFYNVLHPLTMPMIRRRQPGRIVCITSVSGLIGNRGQVNYSASKAGVIGAAKALAVELGKRRITVNCVAPGLIDTEMLDAELPIEEMLKMVPAQRMGTPEEVAGAVNFLMSAEAAYITRQVIAVNGGLC; translated from the coding sequence ATGAGTGAAACCGTCCTCGTCACCGGCTCCAGCCGCGGCATTGGCCGCGCCATCGCGCTGCGCCTGGCCCGTGCCGGCCATGACATCGTGCTGCACTGCCGCTCACGCCGCGACCAGGCCGAAGCGGTCCAGGCCGAAATACAGGGGATGGGTCGCAGCGCACGCATCCTGCAGTTCGATATCGCCGACCGTGCCGCCTGCCGTCACGAGTTGGAAGCCGATGTCGAAACCCATGGTGCCTATTACGGCGTGGTCTGCAACGCTGGTCTGACCCGCGACGGTGCCTTCCCGGCGCTGAGCGACGACGACTGGGATCAGGTGCTGCGCACCAACCTGGACGGCTTCTACAACGTGCTGCACCCCCTGACCATGCCGATGATTCGCCGTCGCCAGCCGGGGCGAATCGTCTGCATCACCTCCGTATCTGGCCTGATCGGCAACCGCGGCCAGGTCAACTACAGCGCGTCCAAGGCCGGCGTCATCGGCGCCGCGAAAGCGCTGGCGGTGGAGCTGGGCAAGCGCAGAATCACCGTCAACTGCGTTGCGCCGGGGTTGATCGATACCGAGATGCTCGACGCCGAACTGCCCATCGAAGAAATGCTGAAGATGGTTCCGGCACAGCGCATGGGCACGCCGGAAGAGGTCGCCGGTGCGGTTAATTTCCTCATGTCCGCCGAGGCGGCATATATCACCCGGCAGGTCATCGCCGTCAACGGAGGGCTGTGCTGA
- a CDS encoding MMPL family transporter, whose product MATERLQTRRWLATLFCLALLGLLALSAWQWRDGPPLSANLLQLLPNASHDALEGLATERMQVPLKHDLMLLIRHDDEREAQRLTESLAAELRGSGLFAQVRERVQPDLPAVARQLREQSLGLLSDTERQQLIEHPARFVQQRVERLYDPFAASPLPLEQDWFGIAGLALQQLPQLGTLRTGGDGRLIAEHAGQRWAVVHARAQGDAFDERLPQQVATLVETARSAVETAGGELLAAGGVLHAAHGQRSARAEASLIGSLSLGATLLLLLWLFRTPRILLAALPVLVGALAGAAACVALFGQMHVLTLVLGASLIGVSLDFPLHYLSKSWTLQPWHGRRALRLILPGLALALLTNLIGYLALAFTPFPALTQVAVFSAAGLLGAFLCTTCLLPLLFNGRLQPWPRPLGWAQRWLQLRQALLARIGSPWLLAVFGLFCLGGVLQLSFEDDLRQWVSRAPVLQQQAERIGTITGFRPTSQYLLVRAADAGALLERQAELSRRLSDLQAEQRLGGHLALSQLVAPTAEQTRLRAALAQLLAASQPLAALGAATNNLHAEIERLQAQPPVTIEAALAGPLGEPWRALWLGAQNDGVAGLISLQGLRDGAALEHIAEDVPGTTLVDQPARLNQLFAATKLQAGELKLLASLLIFALLCFPFGPGGALRCLAVPLLAALASLASLGWLGQPLTLFGLFGLLLVTAIGVDYAILMREQVGGAAVSLVGTLLAATTTWLSFGLLAVSSTPAVSNFGLTVSLGLAFSFFLAPWAIHQQDTPAQAGRPYGAA is encoded by the coding sequence TTGGCGACTGAGCGCCTGCAGACCCGGCGCTGGCTGGCCACCCTGTTCTGCCTGGCGCTGCTCGGTCTGCTGGCGCTGAGCGCCTGGCAATGGCGCGATGGTCCGCCGCTGAGTGCCAACCTGCTGCAGCTCCTGCCCAACGCGAGTCACGACGCGCTCGAAGGGCTGGCGACCGAGCGCATGCAGGTGCCGCTCAAGCACGACCTGATGCTGCTGATCCGGCATGACGACGAGCGTGAAGCCCAGCGCCTGACTGAAAGCCTGGCAGCCGAACTGCGTGGCAGCGGCCTGTTCGCCCAGGTGCGCGAGCGGGTACAGCCCGATCTGCCGGCGGTCGCGCGCCAGCTGCGCGAGCAGTCCCTCGGATTGCTTAGCGATACCGAGCGCCAGCAGCTCATCGAACATCCCGCGCGGTTCGTCCAGCAGCGTGTCGAGCGCCTCTACGACCCGTTCGCCGCCAGCCCGCTGCCGCTCGAACAGGACTGGTTCGGCATCGCCGGCCTGGCCCTGCAACAGTTGCCGCAGCTGGGCACCCTTCGCACCGGTGGCGATGGCCGTCTGATTGCCGAGCACGCCGGCCAGCGCTGGGCCGTCGTGCACGCGCGCGCGCAGGGCGATGCGTTCGATGAGCGCCTGCCGCAACAGGTAGCCACACTCGTCGAGACCGCCCGCAGTGCTGTCGAAACCGCCGGCGGCGAACTGCTCGCTGCCGGCGGTGTACTGCATGCCGCCCATGGTCAACGCTCGGCCCGCGCTGAGGCGAGCCTGATCGGCAGCCTGTCGCTGGGTGCCACGCTGCTGCTGTTACTCTGGCTGTTCCGCACGCCGCGCATCCTCCTCGCCGCGTTGCCGGTACTGGTCGGTGCGCTGGCGGGGGCGGCCGCCTGCGTCGCGCTGTTCGGCCAGATGCACGTACTGACGCTGGTGCTCGGCGCCAGCCTGATCGGCGTCAGCCTGGATTTCCCGCTGCACTACCTGTCCAAGAGCTGGACGCTGCAGCCTTGGCACGGCCGGCGCGCACTTCGTCTGATCCTGCCCGGGCTGGCGCTGGCCCTGTTGACCAACCTGATCGGCTACCTGGCGCTGGCCTTCACGCCCTTCCCGGCGCTGACCCAGGTGGCGGTGTTCTCCGCCGCCGGGCTGCTCGGCGCCTTCCTCTGCACCACCTGCCTGCTGCCGCTGCTGTTCAATGGTCGCCTGCAACCCTGGCCCCGCCCATTGGGTTGGGCGCAGCGCTGGCTGCAGCTGCGCCAGGCCCTGCTTGCACGCATCGGCTCGCCCTGGCTGCTGGCGGTGTTCGGACTGTTCTGCCTGGGCGGCGTGCTGCAGCTGTCATTCGAGGACGACCTGCGCCAGTGGGTCAGCCGCGCACCGGTACTGCAGCAGCAAGCCGAGCGTATCGGTACGATCACCGGCTTCCGGCCCACCAGCCAATACCTCCTCGTGCGCGCCGCCGATGCCGGCGCGCTGCTCGAACGCCAGGCCGAGCTCAGCCGCCGCCTGTCCGACCTGCAGGCCGAGCAACGCCTGGGCGGGCACCTCGCCCTGAGCCAGCTGGTTGCACCGACTGCCGAACAAACCCGCCTGCGCGCCGCCCTGGCGCAACTGCTCGCAGCCAGCCAGCCGCTCGCCGCGCTGGGCGCCGCGACGAATAACCTGCATGCCGAAATCGAGCGCCTGCAGGCACAGCCACCGGTGACCATCGAGGCGGCGCTGGCAGGCCCGTTGGGCGAGCCCTGGCGTGCACTCTGGCTCGGCGCGCAGAACGACGGCGTCGCCGGGCTGATCAGCCTGCAGGGCCTGCGCGACGGAGCCGCCCTGGAACACATCGCTGAAGACGTGCCCGGCACGACACTGGTCGACCAGCCGGCCCGTCTCAACCAGCTGTTTGCCGCGACCAAGCTGCAGGCCGGCGAACTCAAGCTGCTCGCCAGCCTGCTGATCTTTGCCCTGCTCTGCTTTCCCTTCGGCCCGGGCGGCGCCCTGCGTTGCCTAGCCGTGCCGCTGCTGGCCGCCCTGGCGAGCTTGGCCAGTCTCGGCTGGCTCGGTCAGCCGCTGACGCTGTTCGGCCTGTTCGGCCTGTTGCTGGTCACCGCGATCGGCGTGGATTACGCCATTCTGATGCGCGAGCAGGTCGGCGGCGCCGCGGTCAGCCTGGTCGGCACCCTGCTGGCGGCCACCACCACCTGGCTGTCGTTCGGCCTGCTGGCCGTGTCCAGCACGCCGGCGGTGAGCAACTTCGGCCTCACCGTCAGCCTCGGGCTGGCATTCAGTTTCTTCCTGGCCCCCTGGGCCATCCATCAGCAAGACACACCAGCACAGGCAGGGAGGCCGTATGGCGCCGCTTGA
- a CDS encoding LpxL/LpxP family acyltransferase — MSEAPIPSHWAAQRERGSFALMRLTAWAVRVLGRRTMAPLLYLIVLYFYLFGRSARDSAREYQGNLARWSRRAELQPSTRSVYRQFMSFAEALLDKLDVWSGRVGRERLVIHDPANLHASLAGARGQLLVGSHLGNLEICRALAEMGGEVRMNVLVHTRHAEQFNRLLNQSGADNLRLIQVSELDPATMLQLSQCLERGEWLAIAGDRVPLHGGRTAMADFLGQPAAFPQGPWLLAGLLECPVNLLFCLKQDERFHVHLEPFAERIRWRRADRDAVIAQAVQRYADRLAARCLEAPLQWFNFYPFWNTQDPRRD, encoded by the coding sequence ATGAGCGAAGCCCCGATACCCTCCCATTGGGCGGCGCAGCGCGAGCGGGGCAGTTTCGCGCTGATGCGCCTGACCGCCTGGGCGGTACGGGTCCTGGGTCGGCGCACCATGGCGCCGCTGCTGTATCTGATCGTGCTGTATTTCTACCTCTTCGGCCGCAGCGCCCGGGACAGCGCGCGCGAGTATCAGGGCAACCTGGCGCGCTGGAGCCGTCGCGCCGAACTGCAGCCGAGCACGCGCTCGGTCTATCGCCAGTTCATGAGTTTCGCCGAAGCGCTGCTGGACAAGCTGGATGTCTGGAGCGGGCGCGTCGGGCGGGAACGCCTCGTGATCCACGATCCGGCCAACCTGCACGCCAGTCTCGCCGGGGCGCGCGGTCAGCTGCTGGTCGGCTCGCACCTGGGCAATCTGGAGATCTGCCGGGCACTGGCGGAAATGGGCGGTGAAGTACGGATGAACGTGCTGGTGCACACCCGTCACGCCGAGCAGTTCAATCGCCTGCTGAACCAGTCCGGCGCCGACAACCTGCGGCTGATCCAGGTCAGCGAGCTGGACCCGGCGACCATGCTGCAGCTGTCCCAGTGCCTGGAGCGCGGCGAATGGCTGGCCATTGCCGGTGATCGGGTGCCACTGCATGGCGGGCGCACCGCCATGGCCGACTTCCTCGGTCAGCCAGCAGCCTTTCCCCAGGGCCCCTGGCTGCTCGCCGGCCTGCTGGAATGCCCGGTGAATCTGCTGTTCTGTCTCAAGCAGGACGAGCGCTTCCATGTGCATCTCGAGCCCTTCGCCGAACGCATCCGCTGGCGCCGCGCCGACCGCGACGCGGTGATCGCGCAGGCGGTGCAGCGCTACGCCGACCGCCTCGCCGCGCGCTGCCTGGAGGCCCCCCTGCAATGGTTCAACTTCTATCCCTTCTGGAACACACAGGACCCGCGTCGTGACTGA
- a CDS encoding ApeP family dehydratase, which translates to MIDWPLAELLPHAGDMILLDAVERFDEDSVDAHLLVRADGLLSAADGSLPAWVGVEIMAQSVAAFAGCHARQAGEPVALGFLLGTRNYQCNVETFPVGARLRVRATRSLQDDNGMGVFECHLDGPGIHAEARLNVFRPPEVASYLQESAP; encoded by the coding sequence GTGATCGATTGGCCCCTCGCCGAACTGCTACCCCACGCTGGCGACATGATCCTGCTCGACGCTGTCGAGCGCTTCGATGAAGACAGCGTGGACGCTCACCTGCTGGTACGCGCCGACGGCCTGCTCAGCGCGGCCGACGGCAGCCTGCCGGCCTGGGTCGGTGTCGAGATCATGGCGCAAAGCGTCGCGGCCTTCGCCGGCTGCCATGCACGCCAGGCCGGCGAGCCGGTCGCCCTCGGCTTCCTGCTCGGTACGCGCAACTACCAGTGCAATGTCGAAACCTTCCCGGTCGGCGCCCGGCTACGCGTCCGTGCCACCCGGTCGCTGCAGGACGACAACGGCATGGGCGTCTTCGAATGTCATCTCGACGGCCCCGGCATCCATGCCGAAGCGCGTCTGAACGTGTTCCGCCCGCCCGAAGTGGCGAGCTACCTACAAGAGTCTGCCCCATGA